GCGGGTGAGGTAGAATAATTGTCATTTTGAATAATCTTAAGTAATTAATTTGATTGGtgaacagtaggtacataattacgcAGGAACATGGCGATCATTTAtgtttagataacaaaattcttatgagaataaagaatCTTTAAGCGTAAATGTAAACCAGTTACATTATTGGGTACctactatatataataaattacatctcaggtataaaatgttattatttaccgtgtgtttgtttattttttagtatCAGCTCATCGTTGGCACGAATTCAATTTTCCATGTGTTATGCCAAAATACGTAGTTGTTACGTTGAAGCTGCGTCAGTTGTTTCTAATTAAAAGCTGTGAATCCCTACGGAGCTTGAAGTACATGCGACTGGTTGAACAACCAAATAAGAACGACTGGACGTTTTGGCAATCTTGCCAAGGAATTACGAAGACTTTAATATAGATTCATCATGTTTTCTTACAAATAACTCAATTccgttgtaaataaataacgatCAATTCTCTTTTCATTGCGTAGGTACTATTTGCGTTATAACCGGGTGTGAAGCATTTTTCCTTGTTAATAACGAGTATACAGCATTAATGCATTAGTATTATTTGTGAGTATACGAGTATCTATGTACTCATAATTACAgttcataaaatatatgtagTAAACATGGTTCAAAAATCATTTCTCGTCAACTTTGCTTCTCCCAGATTTTTTTTCGCCATACAGGAAACTCCCATTCGTGAGCGAATAAAAACCCTCGACTTTAATCCTGCGTAGATAAGAAGAGTGagataatattattaacaaTGGTGCTTTTAAGCAATAAAAAAAAGCCAATTAACCCTTCAATTTACAGCCCCATGATCAGATACAGGTATACCTTCACATACTTACTGTTCGTGGAAACCTAAAAATGTTCCAATAGTATGGATCCGGATTGAGGTTAATCCCTATAAATCCCTTTACGCACTCTACTAGTGGAGCACATAGCCAACTAACAGGTTTTAAAtactgtattgtatttataaaatatccATTCCGTATCCCGTCCGTTCCTGTCTGTCAGCGGATTGTCCCTCAAGAATCGTtatagacagttaaaatttagtAAATGTCTGATTATCTATTGCCGCTTCGACAGCAAATAATGATacttaatcaaatcaaatcgaAGGTTCCCTTATAAAAAATGTGTTTATTgatgtttttttagaatttacgagtaggtacctacttattctctAGTTGCCAATTTTCTCACGCgctgcactgacttaatataaaagaaatagacacacaaagcagaacaaaaacgtcaagaaatgtggatcccaatgacgtttcgcaccatttgcattgatgataaaaacgcttacgtaaattttgagtcaagataaatgtttcgtacagaaaagagcttaatgtcgtaagcattaagtgtcaaatttgcaaacataagtaccactgttaaaaaatttagtccgatggcactaaacgtaacgtatttacgtcaaacaacgtcaaacgagaataatgaacgaatggagtcactttggtacactttaatatgtattactgaatcgcgattagaaagggattgagatagctgtcaatccatattgattttgacgtaagtgtatggaaatctgttatttctaatccctttctgatcgcggcatgataatattactgtacaggaaaaccaattgaagtaataaataaaacaaatttaatttaatcgggagctcaaataaaattaattcgtggttcaaattcaaacaaattaaatttttaattcgtaagtatacgtctttaaatactaatttccttgaaataaattctacttattaaataactgtgtatttaagatctacatttactcatagcgcgggtgcacggggacatttagatactgattggatttttttaataaagtctacctatactttataaaaaaaatcctgtggttgtcactgtgttccgacaggtttagcatttacagttagtcgatataagcccttattggtggtgtatatgtcggaaacagggaaatgggccgaacacacaagtgccgttttttcttgtttaaaactgcatcactcctatctcttgctataattaaatagcagtccactttgcacgtcgcataggttttcttggaaatcttgaatttaaacataatattatttcttatgaattccatataaaaatataaaaaaatattgacctcacatcgactcattagatttttgttccttaacatcccttctttggtactaacaaattaatttattcaaaaccataaaattaccaccagattacataaattatgtaatgctatccaaagaactaaccgaaagaaatacattccatcctttttccttgttttatcattgttatttttacatattttaacggcacatttcgtaattgttgacaacttcacatttgagcgtttcaaacaagactaaacgaaaaagtaatgcatgatctgttttgacatcacttttgtggggccatttttggcggctgattgggtatccagttctttatactatatcaatgacgCGCTGTAATAAATTAGTCGGTTGATATTTAGTTACGCACAATATgattttcaaataataaaaataaaattaagagtACATACGTGATTCTTATATGATTGTTATTTACCCGACAGTTCGACGAAAAGAAGGAGTTTATAAATCGAattacatgtatgtaatatatataatgtacacaACTTTACAGAGTTGAGCGAATTAAGTATCCTAGTTTCAAATAGCCataaaatttccaaaaaaaattatgtttttattttaaataactactTATACTCTATAATTTACAAAACAAGTTCATAAGCTCAAATCACTCTCCCTTTACTTGTATAACTTTATGCATTCTCACATAGAATGGATTGAACGCGGCTCGCATTACTTCCTAAATATCTTGCATGAGTTGCATGGGCGACAattattcttgtatatatttacaAGGAGCTCACGTTCCGCATCCATTGTTGAAAATACgactaaaatgtcattctatggaatctgctaactatgtaaacaaaccgccatattaaaattgcctctgaatgtcaatttactagtgactttctgtttgtacatagttagcaagttccatagaatgacactttacgactTTTTTTTATCCGTTTtctgaacctactgcaccttaagtCTTAATTAGAGATGTATCGCCTAGAATCGAGTTTCTATATTCGAGTCGAGTATATCAGCCATAAACCTTGATGCTGAAAATCTATTTCTGGAACTACTGTAAACAAAGTTGGTGCGATTATGTTCCGAAACTATTTTATTGTATACAGTTTTACGTTAAGCAACTATAAATAAGATTATATacaccagaccagctatcatggtcgcatttttatcacctgtcatgctatgcgtcactttcgcactaacatatttgttagaatgtgacagccatggtgacaaatgataatgagccggccatcttagccctacctTAATACTTGTGACATAAATAACTCATAaatccgcgttttcccagagatataagacctagctagatcgacttttcgcccccgaaaatccccatatagcaaatttcatcgaaatcgttagagctgtttccgaatataaataaataaatatacaagaattgctcgtttaaaggtataagataagatataagaTAATCGGTCGGTTCTACATAGGTAACCAGTAAAATTAacataagtttatttatttaatttcagatCACAGAATCACTTAAGCGAATCCGCGCCGGAAAGAAACAGTCTCGCTTCGCTGAGGATATCGACTTCGAAAACTCAGTATCAAATCTGGAAAATCGCATGAGGATCTCTGATAAAATTTTGGAGACAGTTGGCATCGGCCACTCCGAGGTTAGTGGAGCGAGGCGTGCCCTGCAAGATAATGAGGAACGCACAGAAAAACGCATCGCCCGCAGATTGAACGAGGAGAACTCACTGACAAAGTGGACAGCTTTGAAGGACGACGAGAGTGCCGCAGCACAGCGCGCGAAAGCGAGCCGCGCGCGCCTCTCAGACTTGGAAGATGAGATGTCAGAGCTGTCagagcgcggcgcggcgcgtgaGAAGCGTGCAGCGCGCCTGCGCGCCCTCGTGGCCGACTCCGACATCGCCGACTCCGCCGC
This genomic window from Cydia amplana chromosome Z, ilCydAmpl1.1, whole genome shotgun sequence contains:
- the LOC134661182 gene encoding uncharacterized protein LOC134661182; its protein translation is MSRLGRTRRTRVYDCNYDKGESYYRPVLDRLDHKTAPGAADHADRDRFRAGVESRIKSALDGVDAEMARDELFDSRGARAMRGRPLSSALEEDDLTDDITESLKRIRAGKKQSRFAEDIDFENSVSNLENRMRISDKILETVGIGHSEVSGARRALQDNEERTEKRIARRLNEENSLTKWTALKDDESAAAQRAKASRARLSDLEDEMSELSERGAAREKRAARLRALVADSDIADSAAASTKITIREQREKKQVTF